One Paraburkholderia agricolaris genomic region harbors:
- a CDS encoding cation:proton antiporter, which yields MKSAFSFFPAWPLTPDAIFWAGLALLAAGLCGELCFRAWRLPRISGYAVIGLIAGAAGFGVIDAESANAARPLLDVALGLLLFELGSRLDLRWIRRNPWLILSSVAEATLTFALVLPVLLFLKVPLMVATVLAAIAMATSPAMVIQLKTELRAEGQVTQRLLTLTALNSMYAVVIEKLVSSWLHQEVYGNVYATILQPLYLLVGSLVLAYLLARTCTFFYRRLNMQDEHSFVALFGLVLLAIAIAHVFKLSTILALLAAGIIVKNLEARPQLWPEHFGTAGWLLTVILFVLTLTSFEWKDIALGGVAALGLIIARLVAKLVGVMAFAKPSGLNWKQGMALGLSLSPMSALAYLLVDDTYNLYPNFDPQLRAIVMCSIFVLQILGPWLVYRSLALVAERREE from the coding sequence ATGAAGTCGGCGTTTTCATTTTTTCCAGCCTGGCCACTCACTCCCGACGCCATTTTTTGGGCCGGTCTCGCCTTGCTCGCCGCTGGCCTGTGCGGTGAACTCTGCTTTCGCGCGTGGCGTTTGCCACGCATTTCCGGGTATGCGGTCATCGGTCTGATAGCAGGCGCTGCCGGTTTCGGCGTGATCGACGCGGAGTCCGCGAACGCCGCCCGGCCGCTGCTCGACGTCGCGCTCGGTTTGCTGTTGTTCGAACTGGGCAGCCGGCTCGATCTACGCTGGATCCGCCGCAATCCCTGGTTGATTCTGTCGAGCGTCGCCGAAGCCACGCTGACGTTCGCGCTGGTGTTGCCGGTGCTGCTGTTTCTGAAGGTGCCGCTGATGGTGGCAACGGTGCTCGCCGCGATTGCGATGGCGACTTCGCCGGCCATGGTGATCCAGCTCAAAACCGAGCTGCGCGCGGAAGGCCAGGTGACTCAACGGTTGTTGACCCTGACCGCGTTGAACAGCATGTACGCGGTGGTGATCGAAAAGCTGGTCTCGAGCTGGTTGCATCAGGAGGTTTACGGCAACGTCTATGCCACGATTCTGCAACCGCTTTATCTGCTGGTCGGCTCGCTCGTACTGGCCTATCTGCTTGCACGCACCTGCACGTTTTTTTATCGACGTCTGAACATGCAGGACGAGCATTCGTTTGTCGCGCTATTCGGCCTCGTACTGCTGGCGATTGCGATTGCGCACGTGTTCAAGCTTTCCACCATTCTTGCGTTGCTGGCTGCGGGCATCATCGTTAAGAATCTTGAAGCGCGTCCGCAGTTGTGGCCGGAGCATTTCGGCACGGCAGGCTGGCTGCTGACCGTGATTCTGTTCGTGCTGACGCTGACTTCGTTCGAATGGAAAGACATCGCGCTCGGCGGTGTCGCTGCGCTGGGTCTGATTATTGCGCGGCTGGTTGCGAAACTGGTGGGCGTGATGGCCTTTGCCAAGCCGAGCGGTTTGAACTGGAAGCAGGGCATGGCCCTCGGTTTGTCGCTCTCGCCGATGTCGGCGCTTGCGTACCTGCTCGTCGACGATACCTACAACCTTTATCCGAATTTCGATCCACAACTGCGCGCGATCGTGATGTGTTCGATTTTCGTGCTGCAGATTCTCGGGCCGTGGCTCGTGTATCGCAGCCTGGCGCTGGTGGCCGAACGGCGTGAAGAGTAA
- a CDS encoding YbdK family carboxylate-amine ligase codes for MSLEPFIDSKPFTFGVELEMQIVNTHDYDLTKAGSDLLRLIKDEKIPGNITPEITESMIELSTGICTTHEQAVTDLRKIRDTLVSAADHLNVGLCGGGTHAFQQWSERQIVDTPRFQYLSELYGYLAKQFTVFGQHVHIGCPDPNSALYLLHSMSRFIPHFIALSASSPFVQGVDTGFHSARLNSVFAFPLSGRAPFVLTWDSFEEYFSKMVHTGVVNSMKDFYWDIRPKPGFGTIEVRVMDTPFSVDRAAAIACYIQTLARHLLLDKPITPKEDDYLVYTFNRFEACRFGLAGNCINPQTSERKTISEDILETLDLIAPHAEALGSGKALAEIGAIARGQVNDAAWLRGVFEREKSLHEAVRQQCLQWRA; via the coding sequence ATGTCACTCGAACCCTTCATCGATTCGAAACCGTTCACCTTCGGTGTCGAACTCGAAATGCAGATCGTGAATACGCATGACTATGATCTGACCAAAGCCGGCTCGGACCTGCTGCGCCTCATCAAGGATGAAAAAATCCCCGGCAACATCACGCCGGAAATCACCGAAAGCATGATCGAGTTGTCGACCGGTATCTGCACGACGCATGAACAGGCCGTCACCGATTTGCGCAAGATCCGCGACACGCTGGTTTCCGCTGCGGATCATCTGAACGTCGGCTTGTGCGGTGGCGGCACGCATGCATTCCAGCAATGGAGTGAAAGGCAGATTGTCGATACACCGCGCTTTCAGTATCTTTCGGAGTTGTACGGCTATCTTGCCAAGCAATTTACGGTGTTCGGACAGCACGTGCACATCGGCTGTCCGGATCCGAACAGCGCGCTGTACCTGCTGCATTCCATGTCGCGCTTCATTCCGCATTTCATCGCCTTGTCCGCTTCGTCGCCGTTCGTGCAGGGTGTCGATACCGGTTTTCATTCGGCACGACTGAATTCCGTGTTTGCGTTTCCGTTGTCGGGGCGCGCGCCATTCGTGCTGACGTGGGACAGCTTCGAGGAATATTTCTCGAAGATGGTTCACACGGGCGTGGTCAACAGCATGAAAGATTTCTACTGGGACATCCGGCCGAAGCCGGGTTTCGGCACGATCGAAGTTCGCGTGATGGATACGCCGTTTTCCGTCGATCGCGCGGCAGCGATTGCCTGCTACATCCAGACCCTTGCACGGCATCTGCTGCTCGACAAGCCGATCACGCCGAAAGAAGACGATTACCTTGTCTACACTTTCAACCGTTTTGAAGCATGCCGCTTCGGACTGGCCGGCAACTGCATCAATCCGCAAACGAGCGAGCGCAAGACGATTTCCGAAGATATCCTCGAAACGCTTGATCTGATTGCACCGCACGCCGAAGCATTGGGTTCGGGCAAAGCGCTCGCCGAAATCGGCGCGATCGCACGCGGTCAGGTCAATGACGCGGCGTGGCTGCGCGGTGTCTTCGAACGGGAAAAGTCCTTGCACGAAGCCGTAAGGCAGCAGTGTTTGCAGTGGCGAGCCTAG